The following coding sequences lie in one Rutidosis leptorrhynchoides isolate AG116_Rl617_1_P2 chromosome 4, CSIRO_AGI_Rlap_v1, whole genome shotgun sequence genomic window:
- the LOC139843677 gene encoding APO protein 4, mitochondrial, protein MITMNNPRIWCSIVMTQNSIGMSTRHYRSNPKIDLRKLRPMILQRIENRSKNYPIKAMIPVAYDVLRSRQLLIQGVSTLLQVIPIWSCKFCSEVYIGKTGHAIKTCHGYKRHAKNKLHEWIKGGLNDIIVPVDTFHLKNMSQDVIKHDERFDYKRVPAVIELAIQAGAELDGKKISTNEIDCIGAETLTRDDLTLVAKGTLMAWEVVRSGVEKLLMVYSAKVCKYCSEVHVGPSGHKARLCGVFKYESWRGTHHWTKAQVDDLLPPKIVWFRRPQDPVVLEDKWRSFYGHAPAVVDLCTKAGAVAPPKYYCAMKMQGLSADVPFKSRG, encoded by the exons ATGATAACTATGAACAATCCCAGAATATGGTGCAGCATAGTTATGACCCAAAATTCAATTGGAATGAGTACTCGACACTACCGATCGAATCCGAAGATAGATTTAAGAAAATTGAGACCAATGATTCTTCAAAGAATTGAAAATAGATCAAAAAATTACCCAATAAAAGCAATGATTCCAGTTGCTTATGATGTTTTAAGATCAAGACAACTTCTGATACAAGGTGTATCCACCCTTCTTCAAGTCATCCCCATCTGGTCTTGCAA ATTCTGTTCAGAAGTATATATCGGGAAAACGGGTCATGCAATCAAGACTTGTCACGGTTATAAACGCCACGCTAAGAACAAGCTTCATGAATGGATCAAAGGGGGCTTAAATGATATAATTGTCCCTGTAGACACTTTTCATCTAAAAAACATGTCCCAGGATGTAATAAAACATGACGAACGCTTTGACTATAAACGTGTACCCGCAGTTATTGAACTCGCTATACAAGCAGGTGCAGAACTTGACGGAAAAAAAATATCGACTAACGAGATAGATTGTATAGGTGCTGAAACGTTAACACGTGATGATTTAACGTTAGTGGCTAAAGGAACGTTAATGGCATGGGAGGTGGTACGATCGGGTGTCGAGAAATTATTGATGGTTTATTCAGCGAAAGTTTGCAAGTATTGTTCGGAAGTTCATGTGGGCCCGTCTGGGCATAAAGCTCGTCTTTGTGGGGTGTTTAAGTATGAGAGCTGGCGTGGGACCCATCATTGGACGAAAGCTCAAGTTGATGATTTGTTACCTCCGAAGATTGTGTGGTTTCGAAGGCCTCAAGATCCTGTGGTTCTTGAGGACAAATGGCGGTCGTTTTATGGACATGCGCCTGCAGTGGTTGATTTGTGTACAAAGGCGGGGGCAGTTGCACCTCCCAAGTATTATTGTGCGATGAAGATGCAAGGATTATCAGCAGATGTTCCGTTTAAGTCGCGAGGTTGA
- the LOC139904489 gene encoding mitogen-activated protein kinase homolog NTF4-like, with translation MDPTNQPTDTEMSDASAAPPPPPQQPMAGVDTIPAILSHGGRFIQYNIFGNIFEVTAKYKPPIMPIGKGAYGIVCSALNSETNEHVAVKKIANAFDNKIDAKRTLREIKLLRHMDHENVVAIRDIIPPPERMAFNDVYIAYELMDTDLYQIIRSNQPLSEEHCQYFLYQILRGLKYIHSANVLHRDLKPSNLLLNANCDLKICDFGLARVTSETDFMTEYVVTRWYRAPELLLNSSDYTAAIDVWSVGCIFMELMDRKPLFPGRDHVHQLRLLMELIGTPSEAELGFLNENAKRYIRQLQHYPRQSFNDKFPQVHPAAIDLIEKMLTFDPRQRITVEDALAHPYLTSLHDISDEPVCLNPFNFDFEHHAPTEEQMKEMIYREALAFNPEYQQHL, from the exons ATGGATCCAACAAATCAACCTACGGATACCGAAATGTCCGACGCCTCTGCTGCTCCTCCGCCACCGCCGCAGCAACCGATGGCCGGAGTCGATACTATTCCGGCGATACTCAGCCACGGCGGTAGGTTCATTCAGTATAACATATTTGGCAATATCTTTGAAGTTACTGCTAAGTATAAACCTCCTATTATGCCTATCGGTAAAGGCGCCTACGGCATAGTTTG TTCGGCTTTGAATTCAGAGACGAATGAGCATGTTGCTGTCAAGAAGATAGCGAATGCTTTCGACAATAAAATCGATGCGAAGAGGACTTTAAGAGAAATTAAGCTTCTTCGTCATATGGATCATGAAAAT GTTGTTGCTATCAGAGATATAATTCCACCTCCAGAGAGGATGGCATTTAATGATGTCTACATTGCTTATGAACTCATGGATACTGATCTCTATCAAATTATTCGTTCAAATCAACCATTATCGGAGGAGCATTGCCAG TATTTTCTGTATCAGATTCTGCGTGGGTTAAAATACATACATTCTGCAAATGTGCTGCACAGGGATTTGAAGCCAAGCAATCTTCTCCTGAATGCTAATTGTGATCTGAAGATATGTGATTTTGGATTAGCGCGTGTTACATCTGAAACTGATTTTATGACAGAGTATGTAGTTACAAGATGGTACCGTGCACCAGAGCTGTTGTTAAACTCTTCTGATTATACAGCCGCTATCGATGTATGGTCAGTCGGATGCATATTTATGGAATTGATGGACCGCAAGCCGTTATTTCCTGGTAGAGATCATGTACACCAGCTTCGATTACTTATGGAG CTAATTGGAACTCCATCAGAAGCTGAATTAGGGTTTCTGAATGAAAATGCAAAAAGATACATCCGACAATTACAACATTACCCACGACAATCATTCAATGACAAGTTTCCTCAAGTTCATCCTGCTGCTATTGATCTTATTGAAAAGATGTTGACGTTTGACCCGAGACAGAGAATTACAG TTGAAGATGCACTTGCCCATCCTTATTTAACATCACTACACGACATCAGCGACGAGCCGGTTTGCTTGAACCCTTTTAACTTCGACTTTGAGCATCACGCCCCAACCGAAGAACAGATGAAGGAGATGATTTATAGGGAGGCTCTTGCATTTAATCCAGAGTACCAGCAGCATCTTTGA
- the LOC139904490 gene encoding uncharacterized protein, producing MASKPENAKKENWTKEMVLEFCQFLNKYITKHGQTSPFKWVSLQPDFERTIKHKFNSDRALKNKYDSMRKDYNLWKSLKNGETGLGWNESTKQLNCSDEWWKTKTAENSKYAAIRKNQPSAQLQDEWDQLFGDAVASGSNCVAPSMDSSIINEVHVENLVDDDVEVGCDVDAYQVNNDTPFNLEELETEEPNFFRNFYNEATQQNASAPIPSEVAKKFDMTTKINTKPKPANMKRKGRESSGSLMLKNHLAQSSVTQQRVLQMLEADSSKLDQSTMFTVGAAVGVLDRMVDVGLLTEAGELWLFAIRLFENPIKREIFINLRSDNGRLAWLQKERSDS from the exons ATGGCCTCAAAACCTGAGAATGCAAAAAAAGAAAACTGGACAAAAGAGATGGTTCTGGAATTTTGTCAGTTCTTAAATAAATATATCACGAAGCATGGTCAAACTTCTCCATTTAAATGGGTATCCCTTCAACCAGATTTTGAAAGAACTATAAAACACAAATTCAACAGTGATAGAGCTCTAAAGAACAAGTATGATAGTATGAGAAAGGATTACAACCTCTGGAAGTCACTGAAGAACGGAGAGACTGGTCTTGGTTGGAATGAAAGTACGAAGCAACTTAATTGTTCTGATGAATGGTGGAAAACTAAAACTGCG GAAAACTCTAAATACGCAGCAATTAGGAAAAATCAGCCATCAGCACAACTACAAGATGAATGGGATCAGTTATTTGGCGATGCAGTTGCAAGTGGGTCGAATTGTGTGGCGCCTTCAATGGACTCGAGTATAATCAATGAGGTGCATGTTGAGAACCTTgtcgatgatgatgttgaggtgggTTGTGATGTAGATGCTTATCAAGTAAACAATGACACACCTTTCAATCTAGAGGAGTTAGAAACAGAAGAGCCCAACTTTTTTCGTAACTTTTATAATGAGGCCACTCAACAAAATGCGTCGGCACCAATCCCAAGTGAGGTTGCTAAAAAATTTGATATGACTACTAAAATAAACACAAAACCCAAACCAGCTAACATGAAACGTAAAGGAAGAGAATCATCGGGATCTTTAATGCTTAAGAACCATTTAGCGCAAAGTAGTGTCACTCAACAACGTGTTCTACAAATGTTAGAAGCAGATTCTTCCAAACTCGATCAAAGTACTATGTTTACTGTTGGAGCTGCTGTAGGTGTGCTTGACCGAATGGTTGATGTAGGATTACTGACAGAAGCAGGGGAGTTGTGGTTGTTTGCAATTAGATTATTTGAAAATCCGATAAAAAGAGAAATATTTATCAATTTGCGGAGTGATAATGGCAGGCTAGCTTGGTTGCAAAAGGAAAGGAGCGACAGCTGA